The Algihabitans albus genome window below encodes:
- a CDS encoding cell division protein FtsX, whose translation MRLGFLFSRGEVPLARDASARFLPWLIAFMVYLAGLALLAAVAMDEVAARWQGDLEGRLTVQVPPPSDPSDAAARQERLDRVVQALLITPAVSEVEVLSRAQTAALLEPWLGEAAAAPELPAPDLVAVTLRSALPELGDLPQRLATEVPGTAIDDHQRWLARLFALAGSIEALALLVVALVGVAAVATVIFVTRTGLAIHRQVIELLHVMGARDLYVAEQFQGHALRLGLAGGIGGAFAAALTVLGIGWLLRGEQSVVLPGIELSPWQWSLLAILPLTTGLVAMLTARWTVLRTLAKLP comes from the coding sequence ATGCGTCTCGGTTTCCTCTTCTCCCGCGGCGAGGTGCCCCTGGCACGCGATGCCTCCGCGCGCTTCCTGCCCTGGCTGATCGCCTTCATGGTCTATCTGGCCGGGCTGGCCCTTCTGGCCGCCGTAGCGATGGACGAGGTCGCCGCGCGCTGGCAGGGCGATCTCGAAGGACGCCTGACCGTGCAGGTTCCTCCCCCGTCCGACCCCAGCGACGCAGCCGCCCGGCAGGAACGGCTCGACCGCGTCGTGCAAGCGCTCCTGATCACCCCCGCCGTATCGGAAGTCGAGGTACTTTCGCGCGCCCAGACGGCAGCCCTGCTGGAGCCCTGGCTGGGCGAGGCCGCGGCGGCGCCGGAACTGCCGGCCCCCGATCTGGTCGCGGTCACCCTGCGGAGCGCACTTCCGGAGCTCGGGGATCTGCCGCAGCGGCTGGCGACCGAAGTGCCCGGGACCGCCATCGACGATCACCAACGCTGGCTGGCGCGGCTGTTCGCCCTCGCCGGATCGATCGAAGCCCTGGCCCTGCTGGTGGTCGCCTTGGTCGGTGTCGCGGCGGTCGCCACGGTGATCTTCGTGACCCGCACCGGCCTGGCCATTCACCGTCAGGTCATCGAACTGCTGCATGTGATGGGCGCGCGCGACCTCTACGTCGCCGAACAGTTCCAGGGGCACGCCCTGCGTCTGGGTCTGGCCGGCGGTATCGGCGGCGCCTTTGCGGCCGCGCTGACCGTGCTTGGCATCGGCTGGCTGCTGCGCGGCGAGCAATCGGTGGTCCTGCCGGGGATCGAGTTGAGTCCCTGGCAATGGTCGCTGCTGGCAATCCTGCCGCTGACCACCGGACTGGTGGCGATGCTGACGGCACGCTGGACGGTGCTGCGCACGCTCGCGAAACTGCCGTGA
- a CDS encoding YdcF family protein, producing METGRRRRRVFTLASLALGVLLAASIGGFIWFVGEMPTAVRDTERPTDAIVVLTGGSGRLTAGLELLAAEKAEKLFVSGVYHSVEVDELLRLARNAPQELACCIVLGYDADDTRGNATETADWMAAQNYDSLRLVTAVYHMPRSLLEFRRRLPDAEILPHPVFPEGFRRDDWWAWPRSFGLAVSEYVKYLAALARGPFGG from the coding sequence TTGGAAACAGGACGGCGGCGGCGGCGTGTCTTTACGCTTGCATCCCTGGCGCTGGGGGTACTGCTGGCCGCCTCGATCGGCGGCTTCATCTGGTTCGTCGGCGAGATGCCGACAGCCGTGCGGGACACCGAGAGGCCGACCGACGCCATCGTGGTGCTGACCGGCGGCAGCGGCCGGCTGACGGCCGGCCTCGAGCTTCTGGCGGCTGAAAAAGCCGAAAAACTCTTCGTCTCCGGAGTCTACCACAGCGTCGAAGTCGATGAGTTGTTGCGCCTGGCCCGTAATGCTCCGCAGGAGCTGGCCTGCTGCATCGTGCTGGGCTACGACGCCGACGATACGCGCGGCAACGCGACCGAAACGGCGGACTGGATGGCGGCGCAGAACTACGACTCGCTGCGGCTGGTCACCGCCGTCTACCACATGCCGCGCAGCCTATTGGAGTTCCGCCGCCGCCTGCCGGACGCCGAGATCCTGCCGCATCCGGTCTTTCCAGAGGGCTTCCGGCGGGACGACTGGTGGGCCTGGCCGCGCAGCTTCGGACTGGCGGTCAGCGAGTACGTGAAGTACCTGGCCGCCCTGGCGCGCGGCCCCTTCGGTGGTTAG
- a CDS encoding lysophospholipid acyltransferase family protein has protein sequence MAALRSLLVTLIWLASCLVICILLSWTLLGPPSWSRPVSRLIVRWTFWLLRVGLGITYEIRGTLPDRPVLVAAKHQSAWETFGFCLFFENPCYVLKQELTWIPLFGWYLKKQRMVAIDRAGGAKALRSLLAHARERLAEGRPLIIFPEGTRVPPGETRSYHPGVAALYQSLEIPCVPVALNSGLVWPKPLLGKRPGRIVLEVLPEIPPGLDRKAFVARLSGEIEAASTDLLAEGRAAQGR, from the coding sequence ATGGCGGCGCTGCGCTCGCTCCTCGTCACACTGATCTGGCTGGCAAGCTGCCTGGTGATCTGCATCCTGCTGTCCTGGACGCTGCTCGGGCCACCTTCCTGGTCGCGGCCGGTCAGCCGCCTGATAGTGCGCTGGACATTTTGGCTGCTGCGGGTCGGCCTGGGAATCACCTACGAGATTCGCGGCACCCTGCCCGACCGGCCGGTGCTGGTCGCCGCCAAGCACCAGAGCGCCTGGGAGACCTTCGGCTTCTGCCTGTTCTTCGAGAATCCCTGCTACGTGCTGAAGCAGGAGCTGACCTGGATCCCCCTGTTCGGCTGGTACCTTAAGAAACAGCGCATGGTCGCGATCGACCGCGCCGGCGGGGCAAAGGCGCTTCGCTCTCTGCTTGCCCACGCCCGCGAACGCCTGGCCGAAGGCCGGCCACTGATCATCTTTCCGGAAGGGACCCGCGTGCCGCCGGGCGAAACCCGATCCTATCATCCGGGCGTGGCGGCGCTCTACCAGTCCCTGGAGATCCCCTGCGTGCCGGTGGCGCTCAATTCCGGGCTGGTCTGGCCGAAGCCGCTGCTCGGCAAGCGGCCCGGCCGCATCGTGCTGGAGGTTCTGCCGGAGATTCCGCCGGGCCTCGACCGCAAGGCGTTCGTCGCCCGTCTGTCCGGGGAAATCGAGGCCGCCAGTACAGACCTGCTGGCGGAAGGCCGGGCCGCTCAGGGCCGCTAG
- a CDS encoding adenosylcobalamin-dependent ribonucleoside-diphosphate reductase, with product MTGATDLPTQIWDMKYRLKDESGQPIDGTREESWRRVATALAAVEAQPDLWSQRFFAAMSDHRFLPAGRIIAGAGTERAVTLFNCFVMGEIPDSMGGIFAHLREAALTLQQGGGIGYDFSSLRPRGARVKGVGADASGPLSFMDVWDAMCRTIMSAGHRRGAMMGTLRCDHPDIEAFVQAKSEAGRLTNFNLSVLVTDAFMAAVEADADWPLIFAGKTYGTLRARALWNRIMRATYEASEPGVIFIDRINRLNPLAYCEEIHATNPCGEQPLPPYGACLLGSINLAQLVRRPFTATAGLDLEALDDLTALAVRALDNAIDISRFPLEHQRREAEAKRRIGLGITGLADALIMCGLTYGSREAVTATETWMARLQRAAYLASSALAAEKGSFPLFDAEAYLATEGARRLPEEVRQAIAATGLRNGLLTSVAPTGTISILADNVSSGLEPVFAFEYSRKVLLPDGSHDTQMVTDLAMRRFRALKGDTQPLPPAFVDAQNLDPAAHLVMQAAVQRYIDSSVSKTINLPEDIGFEAFKDVYRQAYDLGCKGCTTYRPSSLRGAVLETPAGDAAEDGAGASAPPSQTTAAVREGGVAQLEPGSVVYMTRPLDRPAALPGRTYKLTWPESDHAIYITLNDVVQDGRRRPFEIFINSKNMEHYAWTVALTRMISAVFRRGGDVAFVVEELKAVFDPRGGAWMQGRYVPSLLAAIGEVIEEHMIAIGFLPEPVRLAKPRRPAVNAEDPTGTGESAEQLERVDQCPKCGGLGLVHQEGCDLCTLCGYSRCL from the coding sequence ATGACGGGCGCAACCGATCTTCCGACCCAGATCTGGGATATGAAGTACCGGCTGAAGGACGAGTCCGGGCAGCCGATCGACGGCACGCGCGAGGAGAGCTGGCGTCGCGTCGCCACCGCGCTGGCGGCGGTCGAGGCGCAGCCGGACCTTTGGAGCCAGCGCTTCTTCGCGGCCATGTCCGACCATCGCTTCCTGCCGGCGGGACGGATCATCGCCGGCGCCGGGACCGAGCGCGCCGTCACGCTCTTCAACTGCTTCGTCATGGGCGAGATTCCCGACTCCATGGGCGGCATCTTCGCGCACCTGCGCGAGGCGGCGCTGACGCTGCAGCAGGGCGGTGGAATCGGCTACGACTTCTCGAGCCTGCGGCCGCGCGGCGCCCGTGTGAAGGGGGTGGGCGCAGATGCCTCCGGCCCCCTGAGCTTCATGGACGTCTGGGATGCCATGTGCCGTACCATCATGTCGGCGGGCCATCGGCGCGGCGCCATGATGGGGACCCTGCGCTGCGACCATCCGGATATCGAGGCCTTCGTCCAGGCCAAGTCGGAAGCGGGACGGCTCACCAACTTCAATCTTTCGGTGCTGGTGACCGATGCCTTCATGGCCGCGGTGGAGGCCGACGCCGACTGGCCCCTGATCTTCGCCGGCAAGACCTATGGGACGCTGCGGGCACGCGCGCTCTGGAACCGCATCATGCGCGCCACCTACGAGGCCAGCGAGCCAGGCGTGATCTTCATCGACCGCATCAACCGCCTGAACCCGCTCGCCTACTGCGAGGAGATCCACGCCACCAATCCCTGCGGCGAGCAGCCCCTGCCGCCCTACGGCGCCTGTCTGCTGGGCTCCATCAACCTAGCTCAACTGGTCCGCCGTCCCTTCACCGCGACGGCCGGGTTGGACCTGGAGGCGCTGGACGACTTGACCGCGCTGGCGGTGCGCGCGCTCGACAACGCCATCGACATCTCCCGGTTCCCACTCGAGCACCAGCGCCGGGAAGCGGAGGCCAAACGGCGAATCGGACTGGGTATCACCGGGCTGGCCGACGCGCTGATCATGTGCGGCCTGACCTACGGCAGCCGCGAAGCCGTCACGGCGACCGAGACCTGGATGGCCCGGCTGCAACGCGCCGCCTATCTGGCCTCCAGCGCGCTCGCGGCGGAAAAGGGCAGCTTTCCCCTGTTCGACGCCGAGGCCTATCTCGCGACCGAAGGCGCCCGACGCCTGCCCGAGGAGGTGCGCCAAGCCATCGCCGCGACGGGCTTGCGCAACGGTCTGCTCACCTCCGTCGCGCCGACCGGAACGATCTCGATCCTGGCCGACAACGTCTCCAGCGGGCTGGAGCCGGTCTTCGCCTTCGAGTACAGCCGCAAGGTACTGCTGCCCGACGGCAGCCACGATACCCAGATGGTGACGGACCTGGCCATGCGCCGCTTCCGCGCGCTCAAGGGCGACACGCAGCCCCTGCCGCCCGCCTTCGTCGATGCCCAGAACCTCGATCCCGCCGCGCATCTGGTAATGCAAGCTGCCGTGCAGCGCTACATCGACAGCTCGGTCTCCAAGACCATCAACCTGCCCGAGGACATCGGCTTCGAGGCCTTCAAGGACGTCTACCGCCAGGCTTACGACCTGGGCTGCAAGGGCTGCACCACCTACCGCCCCAGTTCGCTGCGCGGCGCCGTGTTGGAGACGCCGGCGGGAGATGCGGCGGAAGACGGGGCCGGAGCCTCGGCGCCTCCCTCGCAAACGACAGCCGCGGTTCGCGAGGGAGGCGTCGCTCAGCTGGAGCCCGGCTCGGTCGTCTACATGACCAGACCGCTGGACCGGCCGGCGGCGCTGCCCGGCCGCACCTACAAGCTGACCTGGCCGGAGAGCGATCACGCCATCTACATCACCCTCAACGACGTGGTGCAGGACGGCCGCCGCCGCCCCTTCGAGATCTTCATCAACTCCAAGAACATGGAGCACTACGCCTGGACCGTGGCCTTGACGCGGATGATTTCGGCGGTGTTCCGGCGCGGTGGCGACGTGGCCTTCGTGGTCGAGGAACTGAAGGCGGTCTTCGACCCGCGCGGCGGCGCCTGGATGCAAGGCCGCTACGTACCTTCCCTGCTGGCCGCCATCGGCGAGGTGATCGAGGAGCACATGATCGCCATCGGTTTTCTGCCCGAACCCGTGCGGTTGGCAAAGCCGCGCCGTCCCGCGGTCAACGCCGAGGATCCGACCGGAACCGGCGAGTCGGCGGAACAGCTCGAGCGGGTCGACCAGTGCCCGAAATGCGGCGGCCTCGGCCTGGTACACCAGGAAGGCTGTGACCTCTGTACCCTCTGCGGCTATTCGCGCTGCCTCTAG
- a CDS encoding gamma-glutamylcyclotransferase, with translation MADDLRPAQTPSPEALRRLYQEPVERERLVPPPGEDFWVYGYGSLMWHPGFPHLEVRQALLYGYHRRFCIYSHRYRGTPERPGLVLGLDRGGCCHGMVFRAPAAEAEAVMDYLWEREMMTGVYIPRWLDCRTPEGPVKAAGFVVDQTHPQYTGKLPMTQIAGLIVQGTGQRGPCSDYLQNTIDHLQALGIHDRRLGRLMREVRRLCD, from the coding sequence ATGGCCGACGACCTCCGACCCGCCCAGACACCCTCTCCCGAAGCGCTGCGCCGGCTCTACCAGGAGCCTGTCGAGCGCGAACGTCTGGTACCGCCGCCCGGCGAAGACTTCTGGGTCTACGGCTACGGCTCGCTGATGTGGCATCCGGGCTTCCCGCACCTGGAGGTGCGCCAGGCGCTGCTCTACGGCTATCATCGCCGCTTCTGCATCTATTCGCACCGCTACCGCGGTACGCCGGAGCGGCCGGGTCTGGTGCTGGGGCTCGACCGTGGCGGTTGCTGCCACGGCATGGTCTTCCGTGCGCCGGCGGCCGAAGCCGAGGCCGTGATGGATTACCTCTGGGAGCGGGAGATGATGACCGGCGTCTATATCCCGCGCTGGCTCGACTGCCGCACGCCCGAAGGTCCGGTGAAGGCGGCCGGCTTCGTCGTCGATCAGACCCATCCCCAGTACACCGGCAAGCTGCCGATGACTCAGATCGCCGGACTGATCGTGCAGGGCACCGGTCAGAGGGGCCCTTGCAGCGACTACCTTCAGAACACGATCGATCACCTGCAGGCTCTCGGCATCCACGACCGTCGTCTTGGACGTCTGATGCGCGAAGTACGGCGGCTCTGCGACTGA
- a CDS encoding prephenate/arogenate dehydrogenase family protein yields MTAAASVVSDERPFRRVALIGVGLIGSSMALAMRRFGLAEHIVGCARSAETRAKVLQLGLCDEVFADPAAAVAGCDLVVLATPVGAYAAVAEAMQADLAAGAIVTDVGSVKQAAIRDIGPCLPEGVYFVPGHPIAGTEQSGPEAGFAELFEQRYCLLTPPPGTDAGAVERVAWLWREMGSTVDILEPGHHDQVLAITSHLPHLIAYTIVHTAMGLEESTKQEAIKYSAGGFRDFTRIAASDPVMWRDVFLNNRESVLEMLQRFSEDLTALQRAIRWGEGEVLEDLFSRTREARRGVVEQHQAGSFDPREPKAE; encoded by the coding sequence GTGACCGCAGCGGCAAGCGTGGTGTCGGACGAGCGGCCCTTCCGCCGGGTGGCGCTGATCGGCGTGGGTCTGATCGGCTCCTCGATGGCGCTGGCGATGCGCCGCTTCGGCCTGGCGGAGCATATCGTCGGCTGCGCCCGCTCGGCGGAAACGCGCGCCAAGGTGTTGCAACTCGGTCTCTGCGACGAAGTCTTCGCGGATCCGGCGGCTGCGGTTGCCGGCTGCGACCTGGTGGTGCTGGCCACCCCGGTCGGGGCCTACGCCGCCGTGGCCGAGGCCATGCAGGCCGATCTGGCCGCCGGCGCCATCGTCACGGACGTGGGATCGGTCAAGCAGGCGGCGATCCGCGACATCGGCCCCTGTCTGCCCGAGGGTGTCTACTTCGTTCCCGGCCATCCCATTGCCGGAACCGAACAATCGGGCCCCGAGGCCGGGTTCGCCGAACTCTTCGAGCAGCGCTATTGCCTGTTGACTCCGCCCCCGGGGACGGATGCCGGGGCGGTCGAGCGGGTCGCGTGGCTTTGGCGCGAGATGGGCTCCACCGTCGATATCCTGGAGCCGGGTCATCATGACCAGGTTCTGGCCATCACCAGCCACCTGCCGCACCTGATCGCCTATACCATCGTGCACACGGCGATGGGGCTGGAAGAGTCGACCAAGCAGGAGGCGATCAAGTATTCCGCCGGCGGGTTTCGCGACTTCACCCGCATCGCCGCCTCCGATCCGGTGATGTGGCGCGACGTCTTCCTCAACAACCGCGAATCGGTTCTGGAGATGCTGCAGCGCTTCTCCGAGGACCTGACCGCCCTGCAGCGGGCCATCCGCTGGGGCGAGGGTGAGGTGCTCGAGGACCTGTTCAGCCGCACCCGGGAAGCGCGCCGCGGCGTGGTGGAACAGCATCAGGCCGGTTCTTTCGATCCTCGCGAGCCGAAGGCCGAGTGA
- the hisC gene encoding histidinol-phosphate transaminase: MSIATRRFAPRPGIFDVEPYVGGEARIPGVTEPIRLAANENPFGPSRKAVEAYAEVAGGLHRYPDGGSTALRDTLAELHGLDAARIVCGNGSDELISLLVRAYAGPGDEVLYSRHGFLMYPIAAKTAGATAVAAPERNLTADVDALLAHASDKTRLVFLANPNNPTGSYLPDREIRRLLDGLPEQALLVLDTAYVEYVQAADYSDGLKLVEETERVVVTRTFSKIYGLAALRLGWAYAPAEVADVLNRLRGPFNVSLPAQVAAVAALGDQEHLRHSAEQNSTWRTWFAEQLARLNIRAEPSEGNFLLVPFADAPAAAAFLKTRGILVRAMAAYGLPGHLRVTVGTEAEMRAVVAALKDYPQ; the protein is encoded by the coding sequence ATGAGTATCGCCACCCGCCGCTTCGCGCCGCGTCCGGGGATCTTCGACGTGGAGCCCTACGTCGGCGGCGAAGCCAGGATTCCCGGCGTAACCGAGCCGATTCGGCTGGCCGCCAACGAGAATCCCTTTGGGCCAAGCCGCAAGGCGGTCGAAGCTTATGCCGAGGTCGCCGGCGGTCTGCATCGCTATCCCGACGGCGGTTCTACTGCCCTGCGCGACACGCTGGCCGAGTTGCATGGCCTGGACGCGGCGCGGATCGTCTGCGGGAACGGCTCCGACGAGTTGATTTCCTTGCTCGTGCGCGCCTATGCCGGGCCGGGCGACGAGGTGCTTTACAGCCGACACGGCTTCCTGATGTACCCGATCGCGGCCAAGACGGCCGGCGCCACGGCGGTCGCCGCGCCCGAGCGCAACCTGACGGCTGACGTCGATGCGCTGCTGGCCCATGCCAGTGACAAGACGCGGCTGGTTTTCCTGGCCAATCCCAACAATCCGACCGGCAGCTATCTGCCCGACAGGGAAATCCGGCGCCTGCTGGACGGACTCCCGGAGCAGGCCCTGCTGGTGCTCGACACGGCCTATGTGGAGTACGTGCAGGCGGCGGATTACAGTGACGGCTTGAAGCTGGTCGAGGAGACCGAGCGCGTCGTCGTGACCCGCACCTTCTCCAAGATCTACGGCCTGGCGGCGCTGCGCCTCGGCTGGGCCTACGCGCCGGCGGAGGTGGCCGACGTCCTCAATCGCCTGCGCGGCCCCTTCAACGTGTCCCTTCCCGCTCAGGTCGCGGCGGTTGCCGCCTTAGGCGATCAGGAGCACCTGCGCCACTCGGCCGAGCAGAACTCCACCTGGCGAACCTGGTTCGCCGAGCAACTGGCCCGGCTCAACATTCGTGCGGAACCGAGCGAGGGCAACTTCCTGTTGGTGCCCTTCGCCGATGCCCCGGCGGCGGCGGCCTTTCTGAAGACCAGAGGAATCCTCGTCCGCGCCATGGCCGCCTACGGCCTGCCGGGGCATCTGCGCGTCACCGTCGGCACCGAGGCCGAGATGCGCGCGGTGGTCGCGGCCCTGAAGGATTATCCCCAGTGA
- a CDS encoding chorismate mutase — MSVTTAKLDDLRREIDEIDAELHELLIRRTEISQQIGKAKQRNQPLIRPGREAAIMRSLVARHRGSLPKAVLLRLWREIIADSAAQQGVFSLSIYTGEEAEYLRDLARESFGVLTPLSEQGSSVRVLNEVASGKATLGVLPPIQSDSRDPWWRHLAREGADVPRIVSRLPFAAWPRDRGGDSEALVVALGPTEPSGADRSFLVVEIQDRMSRSAFKDLLVKAGLTVRETATWTDADGASYCYCLAEVEGYLDGPEAQPLLDLAESAGERVSRIWVIGCYPVPLTEAEMADSGRGSRGRQ; from the coding sequence ATGTCTGTCACCACAGCCAAACTGGACGATTTGCGCCGCGAGATCGACGAGATCGACGCGGAACTGCACGAACTTCTGATCCGTCGCACGGAAATCTCGCAGCAGATCGGCAAGGCCAAGCAGCGCAATCAACCGCTGATCCGTCCTGGGCGGGAGGCGGCCATCATGCGCAGTCTCGTCGCTCGGCACCGAGGCAGCCTGCCCAAGGCCGTGTTGCTGCGTTTGTGGCGCGAGATCATTGCCGATTCGGCTGCGCAGCAGGGGGTCTTCAGCCTCTCGATCTACACCGGTGAGGAGGCCGAGTACCTGCGCGATCTGGCGCGCGAATCCTTCGGCGTGCTGACACCCTTGTCGGAGCAGGGCTCCAGCGTCCGGGTCCTGAACGAAGTGGCCAGCGGCAAGGCCACGCTGGGGGTGCTGCCGCCGATTCAAAGCGATTCCCGCGACCCCTGGTGGCGTCACCTGGCCCGCGAGGGCGCCGACGTTCCGCGCATCGTCTCCCGCCTGCCCTTCGCGGCCTGGCCGCGCGACCGCGGCGGCGACAGCGAAGCGCTGGTCGTGGCGCTCGGCCCGACCGAACCCAGCGGCGCGGATCGCAGCTTCCTGGTGGTGGAGATTCAGGACCGCATGAGTCGTTCCGCCTTCAAGGATCTCTTGGTCAAGGCGGGCCTGACCGTGCGCGAGACGGCGACCTGGACCGATGCCGACGGCGCGTCCTACTGCTACTGCCTGGCGGAAGTCGAAGGCTACCTGGACGGTCCGGAAGCGCAGCCGCTCCTGGATTTGGCCGAGAGCGCCGGCGAGCGCGTCAGCCGTATCTGGGTGATCGGATGCTACCCGGTGCCTTTGACCGAGGCCGAGATGGCCGACTCCGGCCGTGGCTCCAGAGGCCGGCAATGA